TCATTTTATTCGTGAGAAGGTGGCCAGAGGATAATTTATTACTCAGTTTGTGAGGTCTAAGGATCAGCTAGCAGATATTTCTTACAAAAGAATTAACCAAATAGGTTTTTGCTGAGTTTCATTGCAAGCTAAGAGTTACAGTCCCTCCACTCACTTGCTTGAGGGGAAGTGTTGAAGAAAGCTGATGAaacatgtcaaaggaacagGTTCCATAAAGTTGTCTGACGAGTTAGAGTTCGAGTTACACTAGGACTAGACTACTAAATCCTAATTTATGTACAAGTATATATTTTGTACGACTAAAGTTGATGTAGTCGACTAGGATAAgatgtaaataatatatttatgttatattaagaTTCCGAGTGTAGCTAGTAAATGACTCTTTTCCTATATAATTAGTATGTAACTCAATGATTCAATTATCAATTGATTCTTCATATATATGTGAGAATTCTACTATCAATACAACGCCTTAGGATATTccgatattttctttataaactATGATTTTCTCATTTAGTAAAATCgtaaaagaattaatttgatgatttttcacaacttgttgaattttcaattgtactatgagaaagaataaataaaattcaaattttgcaTAAAACTTATTTCAACTTGTAACTTTATGACTCCCCttacaaaagaaaatacaaacaaAACAATTAGCAATACaattaaaatgatatcaaaGATTTGCATTGTGTATATATGTGAGAGCTTTGATGTCATCGTCACACTCAAATAGCTTCATATAGTTTTCCTTCAAGTCCACTTGCACACAAACTTGAGAATGAATATCTGTATCATACAACCAAAACATTTGCATATCTTTGCTACCAAAAAAGAGTAATTTTGGTTTTTCCAAACCAAAATCAGTATCATGGAAAGAGAAGTTGCACAAACTTGAACATGAAACTTTGTCAACTTCATCATTACCTCCCCATTCTGGTGATGTAACActttcattatttatattaaccAATGTTGATACTATTTCATCTGGTGACGCTAAATCTCCTAATAACAATATCTTTCTCTATAACTGGATCATAAGTCGACTTGAAAAGTCTTGATATATCTCTTGTTGGAAAAACATTACCTAAATTGAATCTTAGAAAATTAATATTCTCAATAGGAGTTTCCATTTTACACACTTTTGCCCActcaaaaagaaatttaatatttgaGAAACCATCCATGGCAGGGTGTGAACTACTTAATGAGACCGCGAGACCACCACATTCAAACTCAGTTACTTGTGCCGTTACAATTGGTGAAACCATTAAATTgcttttatttatatacttattttcATGTGGCCAAAATAAAGCTGCAAGACTAAGGTCCTTGTGTGCTTTCTCTAAGAAATTATTCAACTTACAATTTACCTTGGCCTTAGTATAAGAAATACCTTGATCAAGACAAAGAATCGAACATTCATCTTTATCGTACCTTCCTGCTGCTGGATAAACATGAGTTAATACCTTCGAAAGAGATTGTTCAATTCGTTCATCGATTGTGAAGTTGttgatgaatttattattaGCATAGAAAAGAACAATGGGGACATGTTCCTTCACAGATATTTGGTCGAAGAATGAGAGCTTGTAATATTGAAGGTGACAAGGAGTAGGTAAACATGGTGTTAGGatcggaaataagcaggtgtaaacgcggaagctagcaaagcaaacctcgaaagaccacgagtaagaagacaacgagaaatataccaaaagacacaaagatttaacgtggttcggtcaatcgacctacgcccacaaaggagatgaggtaaatccactataaatatgagagtacaaaatacagaggggaaacaacctcaaccaattcactcagaatacatgggaggttcacacaagtgataacgtatcaaacttgtgacccacaaattctccctctaaccaaaactctcaaagcccttaagactacattgtgaatgctaattaagttagaaggaacattcctctatttatagagtcctaaaccttttcctacaagaaaaggattaNNNNNNNNNNNNNNNNNNNNNNNNNNNNNNNNNNNNNNNNNNNNNNNNNNNNNNNNNNNNNNNNNNNNNNNNNNNNNNNNNNNNNNNNNNNNNNNNNNNNNNNNNNNNNNNNNNNNNNNNNNNNNNNNNNNNNNNNNNNNNNNNNNNNNNNNNNNNNNNNNNNNNNNNNNNNNNNNNNNNNNNNNNNNNNNNNNNNNNNNNNNNNNNNNNNNNNNNNNNNNNNNNNNNNNNNNNNNNNNNNNNNNNNNNNNNNNNNNNNNNNNNNNNNNNNNNNNNNNNNNNNNNNNNNNNNNNNNNNNNNNNNNNNNNNNNNNNNNNNNNNNNNNNNNNNNNNNNNNNNNNNNNNNNNNNNNNNNNNNNNNNNNNNNNNNNNNNNNNNNNNNNNNNNNNNNNNNNNNNNNNNNNNNNNNNNNNNNNNNNNNNNNNNNNNNNNNNNNNNNNNNNNNNNNNNNNNNNNNNNNNNNNNNNNNNNNNNNNNNNNNNNNNNNNNNNNNNNNNNNNNNNNNNNNNNNNNNNNNNNNNNNNNNNNNNNNNNNNNNNNNNNNNNNNNNNNNNNNNNNNNNNNNNNNNNNNNNNNNNNNNNNNNNNNNNNNNNNNNNNNNNNNNNNNNNNNNNNNNNNNNNNNNNNNNNNNNNNNNNNNNNNNNNNNNNNNNNNNNNNNNNNNNNNNNNNNNNNNNNNNNNNNNNNNNNNNNNNNNNNNNNNNNNNNNNNNNNNNNNNNNNNNNNNNNNNNNNNNNNNNNNNNNNNNNNNNNNNNNNNNNNNNNNNNNNNNNNNNNNNNNNNNNNNNNNNNNNNNNNNNNNNNNNNNNNNNNNNNNNNNNNNNNNNNNNNNNNNNNNNNNNNNNNNNNNNNNNNNNNNNNNNNNNNNNNNNNNNNNNNNNNNNNNNNNNNNNNNNNNNNNNNNNNNNNNNNNNNNNNNNNNNNNNNNNNNNNNNNNNNNNNNNNNNNNNNNNNNNNNNNNNNNNNNNNNNNNNNNNNNNNNNNNNNNNNNNNNNNNNNNNNNNNNNNNNNNNNNNNNNNNNNNNNNNNNNNNNNNNNNNNNNNNNNNNNNNNNNNNNNNNNNNNNNNNNNNNNNNNNNNNNNNNNNNNNNNNNNNNNNNNNNNNNNNNNNNNNNNNNNNNNNNNNNNNNNNNNNNNNNNNNNNNNNNNNNNNNNNNNNNNNNNNNNNNNNNNNNNNNNNNNNNNNNNNNNNNNNNNNNNNNNNNNNNNNNNNNNNNNNNNNNNNNNNNNNNNNNNNNNNNNNNNNNNNNNNNNNNNNNNNNNNNNNNNNNNNNNNNNNNNNNNNNNNNNNNNNNNNNNNNNNNNNNNNNNNNNNNNNNNNNNNNNNNNNNNNNNNNNNNNNNNNNNNNNNNNNNNNNNNNNNNNNNNNNNNNNNNNNNNNNNNNNNNNNNNNNNNNNNNNNNNNNNNNNNNNNNNNNNNNNNNNNNNNNNNNNNNNNNNNNNNNNNNNNNNNNNNNNNNNNNNNNNNNNNNNNNNNNNNNNNNNNNNNNNNNNNNNNNNNNNNNNNNNNNNNNNNNNNNNNNNNNNNNNNNNNNNNNNNNNNNNNNNNNNNNNNNNNNNNNNNNNNNNNNNNNNNNNNNNNNNNNNNNNNNNNNNNNNNNNNNNNNNNNNNNNNNNNNNNNNNNNNNNNNNNNNNNNNNNNNNNNNNNNNNNNNNNNNNNNNNNNNNNNNNNNNNNNNNNNNNNNNNNNNNNNNNNNNNNNNNNNNNNNNNNNNNNNNNNNNNNNNNNNNNNNNNNNNNNNNNNNNNNNNNNNNNNNNNNNNNNNNNNNNNNNNNNNNNNNNNNNNNNNNNNNNNNNNNNNNNNNNNNNNNNNNNNNNNNNNNNNNNNNNNNNNNNNNNNNNNNNNNNNNNNNNNNNNNNNNNNNNNNNNNNNNNNNNNNNNNNNNNNNNNNNNNNNNNNNNNNNNNNNNNNNNNNNNNNNNNNNNNNNNNNNNNNNNNNNNNNNNNNNNNNNNNNNNNNNNNNNNNNNNNNNNNNNNNNNNNNNNNNNNNNNNNNNNNNNNNNNNNNNNNNNNNNNNNNNNNNNNNNNNNNNNNNNNNNNNNNNNNNNNNNNNNNNNNNNNNNNNNNNNNNNNNNNNNNNNNNNNNNNNNNNNNNNNNNNNNNNNNNNNNNNNNNNNNNNNNNNNNNNNNNNNNNNNNNNNNNNNNNNNNNNNNNNNNNNNNNNNNNNNNNNNNNNNNNNNNNNNNNNNNNNNNNNNNNNNNNNNNNNNNNNNNNNNNNNNNNNNNNNNNNNNNNNNNNNNNNNNNNNNNNNNNNNNNNNNNNNNNNNNNNNNNNNNNNNNNNNNNNNNNNNNNNNNNNNNNNNNNNNNNNNNNNNNNNNNNNNNNNNNNNNNNNNNNNNNNNNNNNNNNNNNNNNNNNNNNNNNNNNNNNNNNNNNNNNNNNNNNNNNNNNNNNNNNNNNNNNNNNNNNNNNNNNNNNNNNNNNNNNNNNNNNNNNNNNNNNNNNNNNNNNNNNNNNNNNNNNNNNNNNNNNNNNNNNNNNNNNNNNNNNNNNNNNNNNNNNNNNNNNNNNNNNNNNNNNNNNNNNNNNNNNNNNNNNNNNNNNNNNNNNNNNNNNNNNNNNNNNNNNNNNNNNNNNNNNNNNNNNNNNNNNNNNNNNNNNNNNNNNNNNNNNNNNNNNNNNNNNNNNNNNNNNNNNNNNNNNNNNNNNNNNNNNNNNNNNNNNNNNNNNNNNNNNNNNNNNNNNNNNNNNNNNNNNNNNNNNNNNNNNNNNNNNNNNNNNNNNNNNNNNNNNNNNNNNNNNNNNNNNNNNNNNNNNNNNNNNNNNNNNNNNNNNNNNNNNNNNNNNNNNNNNNNNNNNNNNNNNNNNNNNNNNNNNNNNNNNNNNNNNNNNNNNNNNNNNNNNNNNNNNNNNNNNNNNNNNNNNNNNNNNNNNNNNNNNNNNNNNNNNNNNNNNNNNNNNNNNNNNNNNNNNNNNNNNNNNNNNNNNNNNNNNNNNNNNNNNNNNNNNNNNNNNNNNNNNNNNNNNNNNNNNNNNNNNNNNNNNNNNNNNNNNNNNNNNNNNNNNNNNNNNNNNNNNNNNNNNNNNNNNNNNNNNNNNNNNNNNNNNNNNNNNNNNNNNNNNNNNNNNNNNNNNNNNNNNNNNNNNNNNNNNNNNNNNNNNNNNNNNNNNNNNNNNNNNNNNNNNNNNNNNNNNNNNNNNNNNNNNNNNNNNNNNNNNNNNNNNNNNNNNNNNNNNNNNNNNNNNNNNNNNNNNNNNNNNNNNNNNNNNNNNNNNNNNNNNNNNNNNNNNNNNNNNNNNNNNNNNNNNNNNNNNNNNNNNNNNNNNNNNNNNNNNNNNNNNNNNNNNNNNNNNNNNNNNNNNNNNNNNNNNNNNNNNNNNNNNNNNNNNNNNNNNNNNNNNNNNNNNNNNNNNNNNNNNNNNNNNNNNNNNNNNNNNNNNNNNNNNNNNNNNNNNNNNNNNNNNNNNNNNNNNNNNNNNNNNNNNNNNNNNNNNNNNNNNNNNNNNNNNNNNNNNNNNNNNNNNNNNNNNNNNNNNNNNNNNNNNNNNNNNNNNNNNNNNNNNNNNNNNNNNNNNNNNNNNNNNNNNNNNNNNNNNNNNNNNNNNNNNNNNNNNNNNNNNNNNNNNNNNNNNNNNNNNNNNNNNNNNNNNNNNNNNNNNNNNNNNNNNNNNNNNNNNNNNNNNNNNNNNNNNNNNNNNNNNNNNNNNNNNNNNNNNNNNNNNNNNNNNNNNNNNNNNNNNNNNNNNNNNNNNNNNNNNTTCGAAatttaacagattgttcaaaaaaattgttttcaaaatagatgatataatctttgtttttcaaaatttgaaattaatatccaattaagtGCTGATTTTATGCTGATTAATGATATGTTACCGTAAATTTAGCTGTTTTATTAACAACATTAACTGTACcgttttttcccctttttttcctcaacaatttaaaattaccatgtatcatttaccatgtatcactagagtctaaagtatcacggctcaacaaatttaagggattttttgtaaatactaaatttgtcgggacagaatgtaattattgaattacactatgagattccttaaatttttactaaaaattaattaataaaatattaatattaattaaaaattaaagattactatccaaataaaaaattaaattatttttctcatctCACTCCACAACCTCCTCACataccaccaccacccttccccgttaaaaaaaaattatttataaaatattttttaaaatttaatatttcatatttcatcctCCCCCTTCCTCCCGatagaaattgatattattttatttaaaaaaatctaccCCATCCTACTTAATTTTTCGCTcctaattcttatttttttacgtttttcttattttgtgttagatatgcacgtacatatattttaagaaaaaaattctactagtgtaccgaatataacataaacaactaaaaaatataaaagtctAGTGGCAGCAAGTAAAACtatttttgatatgtatatCGGAACACtgggaaaaaaattgaaagcggAGGATTAAGTGGGATGggtagaattatatttttaagaaaatgaaataatatctAATTAGTATTTGAGGAGGTGGaggagatgaagtaaaaaatgaaatacttttataaaagaatttcaaacaaaataaaaaactttaaaa
This window of the Solanum pennellii chromosome 2, SPENNV200 genome carries:
- the LOC107010839 gene encoding acylsugar acyltransferase 3-like encodes the protein TPCLPTPCHLQYYKLSFFDQISVKEHVPIVLFYANNKFINNFTIDERIEQSLSKVLTHVYPAAGRYDKDECSILCLDQGISYTKAKVNCKLNNFLEKAHKDLSLAALFWPHENKYINKSNLMVSPIVTAQVTEFECGGLAVSLSSSHPAMDGFSNIKFLFEWAKVCKMETPIENINFLRFNLGNVFPTRDISRLFKSTYDPVIEKDIVIRRFSVTR